A genomic window from Sulfurimonas paralvinellae includes:
- a CDS encoding alanine racemase, translating into MAYITLDKKHFFNNLDIIAKLSYGKDKIALVLKDNAYGHGLREMAQMAQEYGITKAVVRLQEEAEIVADFFDYILVLADIPEDANEKIRYTINDLANIEKFPKGTKVEIKVNTGMNRNGIEMDELREAFEAIKKHGLQLEAVFTHHSCADEDACVFEQQNKNFAKIKEDARVLQKEFGMEKLRFHSCNSAALFQTKHFSEDMARVGIAAYGCMELPQSQEVQQLQSVLSVYAKKISTRHLHEGDCVGYGASYKADKSCIVGNYDFGYGDGFLRICSNQYVTPQGIKLLGRISMDNSSFLSDDRELLIFDDAREIAKAAQTISYEVLTSLKANLKRVVLE; encoded by the coding sequence ATGGCTTACATAACTTTAGATAAAAAACATTTTTTCAATAACTTAGATATTATTGCAAAACTCAGCTATGGTAAAGATAAAATCGCTCTTGTGCTCAAAGACAATGCCTATGGACATGGTCTGCGTGAGATGGCGCAAATGGCGCAGGAGTATGGCATAACAAAAGCTGTTGTGCGACTGCAGGAAGAGGCTGAGATAGTAGCAGATTTTTTTGATTATATTTTAGTATTGGCGGATATCCCCGAAGATGCAAATGAAAAGATCCGTTATACCATCAATGATCTTGCAAACATTGAAAAATTTCCAAAAGGCACAAAGGTCGAGATTAAAGTTAATACCGGCATGAACAGAAACGGCATAGAGATGGATGAGCTGCGTGAGGCTTTTGAGGCGATTAAGAAACATGGTTTGCAATTGGAAGCTGTTTTTACGCATCACAGCTGTGCAGATGAGGATGCGTGTGTTTTTGAACAGCAAAATAAAAACTTTGCAAAGATAAAAGAAGATGCAAGAGTGCTGCAAAAAGAGTTCGGTATGGAAAAACTTCGTTTTCACTCCTGCAACTCCGCTGCACTCTTTCAAACAAAGCATTTCAGTGAGGATATGGCGCGTGTAGGTATTGCGGCTTATGGCTGTATGGAACTTCCACAGAGTCAGGAAGTACAGCAGTTGCAGTCCGTGCTTTCGGTATATGCTAAAAAAATATCTACACGCCATCTGCATGAGGGAGATTGTGTCGGTTATGGTGCAAGCTACAAAGCGGATAAATCCTGTATAGTCGGAAATTATGATTTTGGTTACGGGGATGGATTTTTACGTATATGCTCGAACCAATATGTAACACCTCAAGGCATCAAACTTCTCGGGCGAATTTCTATGGATAACAGCTCTTTTTTATCGGATGATCGAGAGCTTTTGATATTTGACGATGCTCGTGAGATTGCAAAAGCGGCACAAACTATCAGTTATGAAGTGCTCACATCTTTAAAAGCGAATCTTAAAAGAGTTGTTTTAGAGTAG
- the ribA gene encoding GTP cyclohydrolase II: MNIKISDVANLPSRFGNFKVKAFKEGQKEHLVIYAKELDEIPVVRVHSECLTGDAIGSLKCDCRDQLEYALSLIGEKGGMVIYLRQEGRNIGLLNKINAYALQDKGLDTVEANHQLGFAADERTYDIVTYILHHFGIKKIKLLTNNPDKINSICDVEIVERLPIIMKSNKYNEDYLDVKRDAMGHLL, from the coding sequence ATGAATATAAAAATTTCCGACGTAGCAAACCTTCCCTCAAGATTTGGTAATTTTAAAGTAAAAGCGTTTAAAGAAGGGCAAAAAGAGCATCTTGTCATCTATGCCAAAGAGCTTGATGAAATACCTGTTGTACGTGTACACTCTGAATGTCTGACCGGTGATGCTATCGGCAGTCTGAAATGCGACTGCCGTGATCAACTCGAGTATGCACTCTCACTTATCGGTGAAAAAGGCGGTATGGTCATCTATCTGCGTCAAGAAGGCAGAAATATCGGGCTGTTAAATAAGATAAACGCTTATGCACTTCAGGATAAAGGTCTTGACACAGTAGAAGCAAACCATCAGCTCGGATTTGCAGCTGATGAGCGAACCTATGATATTGTCACCTACATTCTCCATCATTTTGGAATCAAGAAGATCAAACTTCTGACGAATAATCCTGATAAAATAAACTCGATTTGCGATGTTGAGATCGTAGAAAGACTGCCTATTATTATGAAGTCAAATAAATACAATGAGGATTACTTGGATGTCAAGCGTGATGCAATGGGACATCTGCTTTAG
- the hemB gene encoding porphobilinogen synthase, translated as MFQRFRRTRLNKQLRALVRETHVSTDDFIYPLFIRSGEGIKTEVASMPGVYQMSMDVAIKECEELKSLGLYSIILFGIPDVKDSIGSDALCEHGIIATAVREIKKAHPDMFVVTDLCFCEYTDHGHCGIIDEARETVNNDATLEISGQQAVVHAKAGADMIAPSGMMDGIIEVLREALDTAGYSELPIMSYSTKFASGYYGPFRDVAESTPSFGDRASYQMDPANRREAIAESISDEAQGADILMVKPALAYLDIVREIKDATTLPMAVYNVSGEYAMLKFAGMNDLIDYDRVVMETMVSFKRAGADIIISYHAKEVAKLLKK; from the coding sequence ATGTTTCAAAGATTCCGTCGTACCCGTTTAAATAAACAGCTCAGAGCACTTGTGCGTGAAACTCATGTGAGTACAGATGATTTTATCTATCCGCTTTTCATTAGAAGCGGTGAGGGAATAAAAACTGAAGTGGCATCTATGCCGGGTGTTTATCAGATGAGTATGGATGTCGCTATTAAAGAGTGTGAAGAGTTGAAATCCCTTGGACTCTACTCCATTATTTTATTTGGTATTCCCGATGTCAAGGATTCTATTGGAAGTGATGCTTTGTGTGAACACGGCATCATCGCTACGGCTGTGCGTGAGATAAAAAAGGCACATCCAGATATGTTCGTTGTAACGGATCTCTGTTTTTGTGAATATACAGATCACGGACACTGTGGTATCATCGATGAAGCAAGGGAAACCGTCAATAATGATGCAACACTTGAAATATCAGGACAACAGGCTGTCGTTCATGCAAAAGCGGGAGCTGATATGATTGCACCAAGCGGTATGATGGATGGCATCATTGAGGTCTTGCGTGAGGCACTTGATACGGCAGGATACAGTGAACTGCCTATTATGTCCTATTCTACAAAATTTGCAAGCGGTTACTATGGACCGTTTCGCGATGTCGCTGAATCAACACCGAGTTTCGGAGACCGTGCGAGCTATCAGATGGACCCTGCAAATCGTCGTGAAGCCATTGCTGAGAGTATCTCCGATGAAGCGCAGGGAGCAGATATTCTTATGGTGAAACCTGCACTTGCTTATCTGGATATTGTGCGTGAGATAAAAGATGCGACTACACTTCCAATGGCTGTTTATAATGTAAGCGGTGAGTATGCAATGCTCAAATTTGCAGGCATGAACGATCTTATTGATTATGATCGTGTTGTGATGGAGACTATGGTGAGTTTTAAACGCGCAGGTGCAGATATAATTATCTCATACCATGCCAAAGAAGTGGCAAAACTGCTAAAAAAATAG
- the rsmG gene encoding 16S rRNA (guanine(527)-N(7))-methyltransferase RsmG: protein MQLHRRIEETGIKVPDTFFANIEKYKANLLKWNRVHNLTGARDEATLDEFIFDALYPVSFLPQVSSLLDIGTGAGFPGMILAFALPETEVTLVEPLTKRASFLQFIKADLGLENVRVIKKRVEEMQPETFELITSRAVTDTKMLLELSKDYRDENSKLLFYKGEKVFDEVEETQNMPHKIIERQNRHYLLLGEGL from the coding sequence TTGCAGTTACACAGACGCATTGAAGAAACAGGCATAAAAGTTCCAGATACATTTTTTGCCAATATAGAAAAGTACAAAGCAAACCTGCTCAAATGGAACAGAGTTCATAACCTCACAGGAGCACGTGATGAAGCGACTTTGGATGAGTTTATCTTTGATGCACTCTATCCTGTAAGTTTTCTGCCCCAGGTATCATCTTTGCTTGACATCGGTACGGGTGCCGGATTTCCCGGTATGATTTTAGCATTTGCACTGCCTGAGACAGAAGTCACGCTTGTAGAACCTCTTACCAAAAGAGCCAGCTTTTTACAGTTCATCAAAGCTGATCTTGGGCTTGAAAATGTTCGTGTTATCAAAAAAAGAGTTGAAGAGATGCAGCCTGAAACATTTGAACTTATAACCTCACGGGCGGTTACCGATACAAAAATGCTGCTAGAACTCAGCAAAGATTATAGAGATGAAAACTCAAAACTTCTTTTTTACAAAGGAGAGAAGGTCTTTGACGAAGTTGAGGAGACGCAGAATATGCCGCATAAGATTATAGAGAGACAAAACAGACACTATTTACTTCTAGGAGAAGGACTATGA
- the argF gene encoding ornithine carbamoyltransferase, translating to MRHFLTLKDFTKEEILEIVDLGLKIKKDLKAGVYNKELQNKTLAMIFEKSSTRTRVSFETGMFQLGGHALFLSNRDIHLGRGEPVKDTARVISSMCDMVMIRTFEHSMIEEFASYSKVPVINGLTDSFHPVQLLADYMTMIEYGVAQNAVVAYIGDGNNMTNSWLMLAAKLGFELRIATPKGYEVDGDVLRDALDMAKESGAVIKVMNDPKEAVRGATIVTTDTWASMGQEDEKEQRIKDFEGFMVDGLMMCLADQKAKFLHCLPAYRGQEVSDEILESHADVVFSEAENRLHAQKGLMVWLDKQRG from the coding sequence ATGAGACATTTTTTAACATTGAAAGATTTTACAAAAGAAGAGATTTTAGAGATTGTTGATCTTGGACTAAAGATCAAAAAAGATCTCAAAGCCGGTGTATACAATAAAGAGTTGCAGAACAAGACTCTGGCGATGATCTTTGAAAAAAGTTCAACGAGAACACGGGTCAGTTTTGAGACGGGTATGTTTCAGCTTGGCGGGCATGCGCTTTTTCTCTCAAACCGTGACATCCATTTAGGACGCGGTGAACCTGTAAAAGACACGGCACGTGTCATATCTTCTATGTGTGATATGGTTATGATCCGTACGTTTGAGCATTCTATGATAGAAGAATTTGCAAGCTATTCAAAAGTACCGGTTATAAACGGATTAACGGACTCTTTCCATCCTGTTCAACTTTTGGCCGATTATATGACAATGATAGAATATGGAGTGGCCCAGAACGCTGTTGTGGCTTACATCGGTGACGGTAACAACATGACAAACTCATGGTTGATGCTTGCCGCAAAACTCGGTTTTGAGCTTCGCATAGCGACACCAAAAGGCTATGAAGTCGACGGTGATGTTCTGCGTGATGCACTTGATATGGCAAAAGAGAGCGGTGCTGTTATTAAAGTGATGAACGATCCAAAAGAGGCTGTTCGCGGTGCGACAATCGTAACTACAGATACCTGGGCATCTATGGGACAAGAGGATGAAAAAGAGCAGCGCATTAAAGATTTTGAAGGCTTTATGGTTGATGGTCTGATGATGTGTTTAGCTGATCAAAAGGCAAAGTTTCTTCATTGTCTGCCTGCCTATCGTGGGCAGGAAGTGAGTGATGAGATTTTGGAATCTCACGCAGATGTTGTTTTTTCAGAAGCTGAGAACAGACTTCATGCACAAAAAGGATTGATGGTCTGGTTAGACAAACAAAGGGGTTAG
- a CDS encoding CZB domain-containing protein, with amino-acid sequence MNKEQTLESVKKAREAHLLQMDKINAIINEEKVDNPTAVSKKECDFGRWIYDENSNVKQLIGSQFYEKLDNKHEQWHTEYFKIYSIFFNPKKKKGFLSKVLGSSGVDPLEKDKAKLYYTELKQTTEELLKALASAERRLEALPESKFK; translated from the coding sequence ATGAACAAAGAACAAACACTTGAATCTGTAAAAAAAGCAAGAGAAGCACATCTATTGCAAATGGATAAAATCAATGCTATTATAAATGAAGAAAAAGTTGACAACCCTACAGCCGTTTCAAAAAAAGAGTGTGATTTTGGGCGTTGGATCTATGATGAAAATAGTAATGTTAAGCAGTTGATTGGAAGTCAGTTTTATGAGAAGCTCGATAATAAACATGAACAGTGGCATACAGAATATTTTAAAATATACAGTATCTTTTTTAACCCAAAGAAAAAAAAGGGGTTCTTGTCCAAAGTATTAGGCTCAAGCGGTGTTGATCCGTTGGAGAAAGACAAAGCAAAACTTTATTATACAGAACTAAAGCAGACGACAGAGGAACTTCTCAAAGCTCTTGCATCTGCAGAGAGAAGACTTGAAGCACTGCCTGAGAGTAAATTTAAGTAA
- a CDS encoding PP0621 family protein: protein MILKALLVGAVIYIVYIMFFKQKAVKNSSEKQTKKTKKPEANEMIECANCGVYTEISECILSNGKYYCSNECIIEAKK, encoded by the coding sequence ATGATACTAAAAGCACTGCTTGTAGGTGCAGTCATCTACATTGTTTACATTATGTTTTTCAAACAAAAAGCTGTCAAGAACAGCAGTGAGAAACAGACAAAGAAAACGAAAAAACCGGAGGCAAATGAAATGATAGAGTGCGCCAACTGCGGTGTATATACTGAAATTTCGGAATGCATTTTAAGTAATGGAAAATATTACTGCTCCAACGAGTGCATCATAGAGGCTAAAAAATAA
- a CDS encoding C40 family peptidase, giving the protein MRTLLFWLTLVFIVTACSTAPKSYKPLPLQHKTKVKYKLHKQNFVTRQLYKEYKKYAGVQYCYGGNDANGFDCSALVQRIYKEAFNINLPRTTKQQLKRGKKVSKNSLKEGDLLFFQTSYHVLHSGIYLERGDFIHASSKHGVMLSNIHNPYWRAKYYQARRLLF; this is encoded by the coding sequence ATGAGAACACTACTGTTTTGGCTCACATTAGTGTTCATTGTTACTGCCTGCTCCACCGCTCCAAAGAGTTACAAACCACTGCCTCTGCAACACAAAACAAAAGTAAAATACAAACTGCATAAACAAAACTTTGTCACTAGGCAGCTCTATAAGGAGTACAAAAAGTATGCAGGTGTGCAGTATTGCTACGGTGGCAATGATGCCAACGGCTTTGACTGCTCCGCACTTGTGCAGAGAATCTACAAAGAAGCTTTTAACATCAACCTACCTCGAACAACAAAACAGCAGCTCAAAAGAGGAAAGAAAGTTTCAAAAAACTCTCTTAAAGAGGGTGATCTTCTCTTTTTTCAGACATCCTATCATGTACTCCATTCAGGCATCTATCTCGAACGGGGAGATTTCATTCATGCTTCAAGCAAGCACGGCGTTATGCTCTCAAACATTCACAATCCCTACTGGAGAGCAAAATATTATCAGGCAAGACGCCTGCTTTTTTAA
- a CDS encoding CZB domain-containing protein encodes MTKKEVLKAIEHAYEYHVDQMEKVTHLVNGEKVKNPTPRMPNECEFGRWLYGDASRIKGLLGIRFYKNMELIHEFWHIQYEKIYEIYYEHDQEKGLLTKILHHRHRLSKEEFEEAQHYYKDLKQATEDLLEVLTASKRRIIALKERMFLNID; translated from the coding sequence ATGACAAAAAAAGAGGTTCTTAAAGCTATAGAACACGCTTATGAATACCATGTTGATCAAATGGAAAAAGTAACACATTTGGTTAATGGTGAAAAAGTGAAAAACCCTACTCCCAGAATGCCGAATGAATGTGAATTCGGTCGATGGCTCTATGGTGATGCTAGTCGCATAAAAGGTCTTTTAGGCATACGATTTTATAAGAACATGGAACTGATTCATGAGTTTTGGCATATACAGTATGAAAAGATATATGAAATATACTATGAACATGATCAAGAAAAGGGATTATTGACAAAAATTTTGCATCACAGGCACAGATTATCAAAAGAAGAATTTGAAGAGGCACAGCACTACTATAAAGATCTCAAACAGGCTACTGAAGATCTTTTAGAAGTTCTGACTGCATCTAAAAGAAGAATCATAGCCTTAAAAGAGAGAATGTTTCTAAATATTGACTAA
- a CDS encoding PAS domain-containing protein, with protein MKRPLPKDNEIQLNPKRYIVSKTDPKGIIEYGNDYFVEISGYSEAELIGTPHSLIRHPDMPKIVFKMMWDRINKAQNIMAVVKNLAKDGSYYWVVTEFEPKVDPITNEIISHTAFRKAAPKKAVEAIEPIYQKLLEIEKERGMEGSEKYLRGFLEEKNITYDEFINELVGNKGIFKIFFTAMKKMFS; from the coding sequence ATGAAACGTCCGTTACCAAAGGATAACGAAATACAATTAAATCCAAAAAGATACATCGTTTCCAAAACAGACCCAAAAGGTATCATAGAATATGGAAACGATTATTTTGTTGAAATCTCAGGTTACAGTGAAGCGGAACTTATTGGGACACCACATTCTTTGATAAGGCACCCTGACATGCCCAAAATAGTCTTTAAAATGATGTGGGATAGAATAAACAAAGCCCAAAATATCATGGCAGTTGTCAAAAACCTTGCAAAAGACGGCAGCTACTACTGGGTTGTTACAGAATTCGAGCCTAAGGTTGATCCTATCACTAATGAGATTATCTCCCATACAGCATTTCGAAAAGCGGCACCAAAAAAAGCGGTTGAAGCTATCGAACCTATCTATCAAAAATTGCTTGAGATAGAGAAAGAGAGGGGAATGGAAGGAAGCGAAAAATATCTTCGCGGTTTTTTAGAAGAAAAAAATATAACCTATGATGAATTTATTAATGAACTTGTAGGCAACAAAGGAATATTTAAAATATTTTTTACAGCTATGAAAAAGATGTTCTCTTAG
- a CDS encoding agmatine deiminase family protein, giving the protein MRRLIAEFEPQSFTQVIFPHAGTDWAPYLHEAETCFTNIINNIARFQPCLIICHDVAAVKQHFPNKHNLHFVAYETNDTWARDCSALGVSEDKTLKLLDFTFNAWGGKFEAQKDNAMSAALQTCYKNELKTIDFILEGGAVESNGLGTILTTAQCMLNPNRNPLLNNIQITERLHEIFGAKHILYLNHGYLAGDDTDSHIDTLARFIDERSIMYVECEDENDEHFHQLQLMKEELQMIAKENDLRLIALPMPSAVFYDNERLPATYANFLFVNGAVLVPTYNVPQDAEALQIFQKIFPNKEIVPIDSSVLIRQHGSLHCVTMNFAAGVGLSC; this is encoded by the coding sequence ATGCGCCGTTTAATTGCAGAGTTTGAACCCCAAAGTTTCACACAGGTTATCTTTCCTCACGCAGGGACAGATTGGGCTCCTTATCTGCATGAAGCAGAAACCTGTTTTACCAATATTATCAACAACATTGCACGCTTTCAGCCCTGTTTGATCATTTGTCATGATGTTGCTGCAGTAAAACAGCATTTTCCCAACAAACACAATCTACATTTTGTAGCATATGAAACTAATGATACCTGGGCAAGAGACTGTTCTGCTCTGGGCGTGAGCGAAGATAAAACTTTAAAACTGCTTGACTTCACTTTCAATGCTTGGGGAGGAAAATTTGAAGCACAAAAAGACAATGCCATGTCAGCTGCTTTACAAACCTGCTATAAAAACGAACTCAAAACAATCGACTTTATCTTAGAAGGCGGCGCTGTTGAAAGCAATGGACTAGGCACAATTCTCACAACGGCACAATGTATGCTCAACCCGAACCGCAACCCTCTTCTAAATAACATTCAAATCACGGAAAGACTCCATGAAATATTTGGTGCCAAACATATTCTTTACCTCAACCACGGCTACCTTGCAGGGGACGATACCGACTCTCATATTGACACCTTGGCTCGCTTTATCGATGAAAGATCCATTATGTATGTGGAGTGCGAAGATGAAAATGATGAACATTTTCACCAGCTGCAACTTATGAAAGAAGAGCTGCAGATGATAGCTAAAGAGAACGACCTGCGACTCATTGCCCTGCCAATGCCAAGTGCTGTTTTTTATGACAATGAACGTCTTCCTGCGACTTATGCAAATTTTTTATTTGTCAATGGCGCGGTGCTTGTTCCCACATACAATGTCCCACAGGATGCAGAAGCCTTACAAATCTTTCAAAAAATATTTCCGAACAAAGAAATAGTTCCCATCGATTCTTCTGTTCTTATCCGTCAACACGGCTCACTTCACTGTGTTACGATGAACTTCGCTGCCGGTGTTGGTCTCTCTTGCTGA
- a CDS encoding nitrate- and nitrite sensing domain-containing protein produces the protein MRYFLLILLLVFNLQAKSFFSNQEQLNTSKYIENLKKLIIATQKTRGLTNSYLNGNTAAMLLVFSTREDMKSAIGNMESLPLAGDPVINTRATAISQSLIKLNRKAFKRPPNKVFSAYTEQIEQTLMLAQSVSKRFAKDLTPFSKDISSVMMEIMLPMTEQTGRLRGLGAGIAAKGEVNKGAVEDIKMLSYELQSLNKQLQEDMTQIIAKYPDQLPANITNTLASVNNDVKTYTAYAEKKLLKNPKSVDADRYFDRGTALIAKIIEVYDLSNQAIMNDAKGWI, from the coding sequence ATGCGCTATTTTTTACTTATTTTACTTTTAGTTTTCAATCTCCAGGCAAAATCATTTTTCAGCAATCAAGAGCAGCTAAACACAAGCAAATATATAGAGAATCTTAAAAAATTGATCATCGCTACACAAAAAACACGTGGTCTTACAAACTCTTACCTCAATGGAAATACAGCAGCAATGCTGCTTGTTTTCTCCACAAGAGAAGATATGAAATCAGCCATCGGAAATATGGAATCACTCCCTTTAGCCGGTGACCCTGTCATCAATACTCGTGCAACTGCCATCTCCCAGTCACTAATTAAACTCAATCGTAAAGCATTTAAGCGACCTCCGAACAAGGTATTCTCCGCATACACAGAGCAGATAGAACAGACATTGATGCTTGCACAAAGTGTAAGTAAACGTTTTGCAAAAGACCTGACACCGTTTAGCAAGGACATATCATCGGTGATGATGGAAATTATGCTTCCTATGACTGAACAAACAGGACGTCTTCGAGGTCTTGGTGCAGGAATAGCGGCAAAAGGGGAAGTCAATAAAGGTGCCGTTGAGGATATAAAAATGTTGTCATACGAACTGCAGTCATTAAACAAGCAACTTCAAGAAGATATGACACAGATTATTGCCAAATATCCTGATCAATTACCTGCAAATATCACCAATACACTTGCATCGGTAAATAATGATGTCAAAACATATACTGCATATGCAGAAAAAAAATTATTGAAAAATCCAAAAAGTGTAGATGCGGATAGATATTTTGATAGAGGAACAGCCCTTATTGCAAAAATCATAGAAGTTTATGATCTAAGCAATCAAGCGATCATGAATGATGCAAAGGGATGGATCTAA
- a CDS encoding EAL domain-containing protein has protein sequence MEKYLNRKVLFIIPIIFLFALLFRIFYSYIDTQEQMNEFAYKEAQSLQSLAIAHRNYYQELYVNKTIPLNKNTLKGLPAYSSYFINQKFSQNNPFKISLQTVSDRARNPKNKADAQELQAINYLKEHPTQKEYFSSDNPNYYQYASALTIENRCLKCHAQREDAPKFIRQKYKNAYNYKLGQLRGIVSIKIPKENLNNYFIQHFIYSALYDTLAFIMLFTIIYFIAKKSKQINSYLQQAVIEQTKKLKETLVKERLTGLANRLQLLEDIDSAKDKNNKHLALINIDNFKDINDFYGHDIGDALLIELGRKIDTSCSDTHTTVYKLPSDEFAVFTCQDITADDFKQRISQLLHTINKTQYTISDYAIFLTVSCGIASDENDLIIKADMALQVAKSSKANFVVYDNVVDTTENVNKNIRGIALLKDAIENDKITPYFQAIYNLHTQKIEKYESLVRIITDTGDIITPYQFLNIATKSKLYHHITYTMIEKTFAFFEDKEAFEFSINLSIDDILNERTVAFILKKLSDYPAPQRVVFEILEDNEIKNYEEIRIFIQKVKHYNVKIAIDDFGSGYSNFSHVLELNVDYLKIDASLVKNITHNENAKKITQTIVSFAKNIGLKTIAEYVEDEASLKILESFDVDFVQGYYIGKPAPTLL, from the coding sequence ATGGAAAAATATTTAAATCGTAAAGTTCTTTTTATTATTCCCATTATTTTTTTATTCGCTCTTTTATTTCGAATATTTTACAGTTATATTGATACACAGGAACAGATGAATGAATTTGCCTATAAAGAGGCACAATCACTTCAATCTTTAGCCATTGCACATAGAAACTATTACCAAGAGCTTTATGTAAACAAGACCATACCGCTCAATAAAAACACACTCAAAGGTCTTCCTGCATACAGTTCTTATTTTATCAATCAAAAATTCTCTCAAAATAACCCTTTTAAAATCAGCCTGCAAACTGTTTCAGATCGAGCAAGAAATCCTAAAAACAAAGCCGATGCCCAAGAGCTTCAAGCCATAAACTATCTCAAAGAGCATCCAACTCAAAAAGAGTACTTCAGCAGCGATAATCCAAACTATTACCAATACGCATCTGCTCTTACCATAGAAAACAGATGCTTAAAATGTCATGCACAAAGAGAAGATGCTCCGAAATTTATCCGTCAGAAGTATAAAAATGCCTACAACTATAAACTTGGTCAACTTCGTGGTATAGTAAGCATAAAAATTCCAAAAGAAAACCTCAACAATTACTTTATACAGCATTTTATCTATTCTGCTCTTTATGATACGCTTGCATTTATTATGCTCTTTACTATTATCTATTTCATTGCGAAAAAATCAAAACAGATAAACAGTTATCTCCAACAAGCTGTTATAGAACAGACAAAAAAGCTCAAAGAGACACTTGTCAAAGAACGTTTGACCGGTTTAGCAAACAGATTACAACTCTTAGAAGATATTGACAGTGCCAAAGATAAAAACAATAAACACTTAGCACTCATAAACATTGATAATTTTAAAGATATCAATGATTTTTATGGTCATGATATCGGTGATGCCCTGTTAATAGAACTTGGCAGAAAGATTGACACTTCCTGCAGTGATACTCACACAACAGTCTACAAACTCCCCAGCGATGAGTTCGCTGTCTTTACATGTCAAGATATAACTGCTGATGATTTTAAACAGCGCATTTCTCAACTGCTGCATACAATCAATAAGACCCAATACACTATCAGCGACTATGCCATTTTTTTAACTGTGAGCTGCGGTATAGCTTCCGATGAAAATGATTTGATCATTAAAGCAGATATGGCTTTACAAGTAGCCAAAAGTTCTAAAGCAAACTTCGTTGTTTATGACAATGTAGTCGATACTACTGAAAATGTCAATAAAAATATCCGAGGTATCGCACTGCTCAAAGACGCTATAGAAAATGATAAGATAACACCCTATTTTCAAGCGATCTATAATCTCCATACACAAAAAATTGAAAAATATGAATCTCTTGTACGCATCATCACAGATACCGGCGATATCATTACGCCTTATCAATTTCTAAATATTGCAACAAAATCAAAACTTTACCATCATATAACCTATACTATGATAGAAAAAACCTTTGCTTTCTTTGAAGATAAAGAGGCATTTGAATTTTCCATTAATCTCTCAATAGATGACATCCTTAATGAAAGAACTGTTGCCTTTATACTCAAAAAACTCTCTGATTACCCAGCACCGCAAAGAGTTGTCTTTGAGATTCTTGAAGATAATGAGATCAAGAACTATGAAGAGATAAGAATCTTTATTCAAAAGGTAAAACACTATAACGTAAAAATTGCCATTGATGATTTTGGAAGCGGATACTCCAACTTTTCTCATGTTCTTGAGCTGAATGTTGATTATCTCAAAATAGATGCTTCCCTTGTGAAAAACATCACTCACAATGAGAATGCAAAGAAAATCACACAGACCATTGTCTCTTTCGCTAAGAACATAGGACTGAAAACGATCGCGGAATATGTTGAAGATGAAGCATCATTAAAGATACTAGAATCATTTGATGTCGATTTCGTTCAGGGTTACTATATCGGTAAACCTGCGCCGACACTACTCTAA